In Arachis hypogaea cultivar Tifrunner chromosome 17, arahy.Tifrunner.gnm2.J5K5, whole genome shotgun sequence, a single window of DNA contains:
- the LOC112766872 gene encoding uncharacterized protein isoform X3, with translation MMGCFTLSLLLLLLLLVDTPSSTCSSVLPLCNHHDNSNLLQFKNSFSINPSLYKDGWWSEEMGIYCSSYPKTVSWNNNTDCCEWDGVTCDTKSGHVIGLDLSCSMLEGEFHPNSTLFHLTHLQQLNLAFNNFSNSPIYPGIGNLVSLTHLNLSTSALAGDIPSTISHLSKLLSLDLSYNYELTLDESTWSRLIGNTTNMEELVLNVIDMSSIRETSLSLLMNFTSSLLFLNLAYTELHGRFPTGILGLPNLEELSLYVNEDLKVELPKSNWSTPLRYLDLSYTVFSGEIPDSISHLKSLNQLRLQFCRFDGLIPVSLWNLTQLTQLDLSGNRFHGEIPSLLSNLKHLTYLDLSHNTFSGHIPDVFDNFTKLHTLQLSSNSLGGQLPSSLFDLTQLSYLSLSFNQLIGPIPSKNATLSKLEILDLANNFINGTIPDWCYSLSSLRDLDLSMNQLTGPISKFSTYSLEYLVLSHNKFQGDFPNSIFEFLKNLTHLDMSSNDLSGLVDFFHFSKLKNLYFLDFSNNKFLSVDINSRVDYVLPKLDILYFSSCSVTVFPPFLAKLQNLRNLDLSNNKIHGKIPNWFSDNLLHTWKSMNFIDLSFNQLQGDLPIPANGTDYFAVSNNNFTGGIPSTLSLSTQLIFSHNHLSGTIPSMFCNATFLDALILSHNHLSGVIPQCLGALPDLTILDLQVNNLHGNIPTNFSQDYNFQTIKLNNNQLDGSLPRSLSNCIMLEVLDLAENNLEDVFPSWLEGLQELQVLSLRANKFHGTITSFGAKDPFPKLRIFDVSNNKFSGPLPTSFFENFQGMKDLSNGTHHPRGLLYMHSSSGAAYNDSVVVIIKGQSTELVRILTTFTTIDLSNNMFEGEIPHVIGELSSLKGLNLSHNKISGTIPQTLGNLTSLEWLDFSWNQLKGEIPMALTNLNFLAVLNLSENQLKGMIPTGKQFNTFQNDSYRGNPMLCGFPLSKSCDNDKEQPPSVFAEAKESLFGWKSVAVGYGCGVVFGMFLGSQLQWDMDAEWYLGCSLEGCL, from the coding sequence ATGATGGGGTGTTTTACTCTCtcgttgcttcttcttcttcttcttcttgttgatacTCCATCTTCCACTTGTTCATCGGTGTTGCCACTATGCAACCACCATGACAACTCAAACCTGCTCCAATTCAAGAACTCATTTTCCATCAACCCTTCATTGTACAAAGACGGGTGGTGGAGTGAGGAGATGGGGATTTATTGTTCATCTTATCCCAAGACAGTATCCTGGAACAACAATACTGATTGTTGCGAGTGGGATGGTGTCACGTGCGACACCAAGTCAGGGCACGTGATTGGGCTTGACCTGAGTTGCAGCATGCTTGAAGGCGAGTTTCATCCCAACAGCACACTCTTCCATCTGACGCATCTTCAACAACTCAACCTTGCCTTCAATAACTTCTCCAACTCTCCAATATATCCTGGAATTGGTAATCTTGTGAGTCTCACCCATCTCAATCTATCCACTTCAGCATTGGCTGGTGATATTCCGTCCACAATCTCACACTTGTCTAAATTACTCTCACTTGATCTCTCGTATAATTATGAACTGACACTTGATGAATCCACATGGAGCAGACTCATTGGTAACACCACTAACATGGAAGAGCTGGTTCTAAATGTCATAGACATGTCTTCTATCAGAGAAACTTCATTGTCTTTGCTAATGAATTTCACATCCTCTTTGTTGTTCCTAAATCTTGCTTATACTGAATTGCATGGAAGATTTCCAACTGGCATACTTGGTTTACCTAATCTTGAAGAACTAAGTTTGTATGTCAATGAAGATCTGAAAGTTGAACTTCCAAAGTCTAATTGGAGCACTCCTCTAAGGTACTTGGATCTCTCTTACACAGTATTCTCAGGAGAAATACCTGATTCCATTTCCCATTTGAAGTCTCTTAACCAACTACGGCTACAGTTTTGCCGATTTGATGGGTTAATTCCTGTGTCTTTGTGGAACCTCACTCAACTAACACAGTTGGACCTTTCAGGAAATAGATTTCATGGTGAGATTCCATCTTTGCTTTCAAACCTCAAACATCTCACCTACTTAGATCTTAGTCATAATACATTCAGTGGTCACATCCCAGATGTGTTCGACAACTTCACTAAATTACATACCTTGCAACTTTCTTCTAACAGTCTAGGAGGCCAACTGCCATCATCATTATTTGATCTAACTCAACTTTCTTACTTAAGTCTGTCTTTTAATCAATTAATCGGCCCAATTCCAAGCAAAAATGCCACACTTTCAAAACTAGAAATACTAGATTTGGCTAATAACTTTATAAATGGGACAATTCCAGATTGGTGCTATTCTTTGTCTTCATTGAGAGATCTAGATCTTAGCATGAACCAACTCACAGGGCCAATTAGCAAATTCTCCACTTATTCATTGGAATATTTAGTTCTCTCTCATAACAAATTTCAAGGTGATTTTCCAAATTCGATCtttgaatttctaaaaaatctCACTCATTTGGATATGTCATCAAATGACTTGAGTGGTCTTGTGgacttttttcatttttcaaaattgaaaaatttatattttcttgatttttctaACAATAAATTTCTTTCTGTTGATATTAATAGTAGAGTTGACTATGTCTTACCCAAACTTGAcattttatatttctcttcttgtAGTGTTACTGTTTTTCCTCCATTCCTAGCTAAACTACAAAATCTAAGAAATTTAGATCTTTCTAACAATAAAATCCATGGAAAGATTCCCAATTGGTTTAGTGATAATCTCTTGCACACATGGAAGAGCATGAACTTTATTGACCTCAGTTTCAACCAGCTGCAAGGAGATCTTCCAATTCCAGCAAATGGCACCGATTACTTTGCAGTTTCAAACAACAACTTCACAGGAGGCATTCCTTCAACATTGTCCCTCAGTACACAACTCATCTTTTCTCACAATCACTTGTCTGGCACCATTCCTTCAATGTTTTGCAATGCAACCTTCCTCGATGCACTCATCTTGTCTCACAACCACTTGTCTGGCGTGATTCCACAATGCTTGGGAGCACTTCCTGATCTCACAATTTTGGATCTTCAAGTGAACAACCTTCATGGAAACATACCTACAAATTTTTCTCAAGACTACAACTTTCAAACAATAAAGTTAAACAACAACCAACTGGACGGTTCGTTACCAAGGTCTTTGTCTAACTGCATCATGTTGGAAGTTTTGGATCTTGCAGAAAATAACTTAGAGGATGTGTTTCCTAGTTGGCTAGAAGGTCTTCAGGAGTTACAAGTACTCAGTTTAAGAGCAAATAAGTTTCATGGTACCATCACTAGTTTCGGTGCCAAAGATCCATTTCCAAAGTTGAGAATATTTGATGTTTCCAACAACAAATTCAGCGGCCCTTTGCCAACCTCGTTCTTTGAGAATTTTCAAGGAATGAAGGATCTGAGTAATGGTACTCATCATCCTCGTGGTTTGTTATACATGCATAGCAGCTCCGGTGCTGCGTACAATGATTCTGTAGTGGTTATTATCAAAGGTCAGTCCACAGAGCTAGTGAGAATATTAACCACTTTTACAACTATAGacttatcaaataacatgtttgaAGGAGAAATCCCACATGTCATTGGAGAATTAAGTTCTCTCAAAGGGCTTAATCTTTCTCACAATAAAATCAGTGGTACGATTCCACAAACTTTGGGAAATTTGACAAGTTTGGAATGGTTAGACTTCTCATGGAACCAATTAAAAGGTGAGATTCCTATGGCTTTGACCAATTTGAATTTTCTGGCTGTCTTGAACCTTTCTGAAAACCAGTTGAAGGGAATGATACCAACAGGAAAACAGTTCAATACATTTCAAAATGATTCCTATAGAGGAAACCCAATGCTTTGTGGATTCCCTTTGTCAAAGTCATGCGACAATGACAAAGAACAACCACCTTCAGTGTTTGCTGAGGCAAAAGAATCATTATTTGGGTGGAAGTCAGTTGCAGTGGGATATGGATGCGGAGTGGTATTTGGGATGTTCCTTGGAAG